In Calditrichota bacterium, the DNA window TCGCGGGGAAAAAATTCTGAGCCACGCTCCCTGCGCTCCGTGTTGGAATCCAAATTGTACCACGGGAACGTTAGAGTGCATTTACCAACTGGATTTGAATCGTCTTGTGGCTGCCTTTGAGCGATTTTACACCTCTGTTTGGAAGAAGAGAGTTCCGGCGGAGGACATCCGGTGAACCGCTTGTCCGTGCTGGTACTGACGAAAAACGAATCGGCCAACATTGAAGCCTGTTTACAGAGCGTGGAATGGGCGGACGAAATTGTGGTGATTGACACGGGAAGCACAGACGACACGGTGTCCAAAGCGAAACGCTTTACGGAAAAGGTGTTCGTAACCGAATGGCAGGGATTTGCCGGCACCAAGAATTGGGGGCTGCAAAAACTAACCGGCGACTGGGTGCTCTGGCTGGATGCGGATGAACGGGTGACGCCCGAATTAGCCGAAGAAATTCAGAGCGTTTTAAGGAATCCCGCGTACGATGGGTACCAGATTCCCCGGAAAGCCAATTTTCTGGGACACTGGATTCGTCACAGCGGGTGGTACCCCGGGTACGTTTTACGGTTGATCAAAACAGATCTGGCGCGGTTTGCGGATACCCGCGTGCACGAGGGGTTGGAAGCCCCTGCACGCATGGGCCGACTCAACCATCCGCTGCTGCACTTTACCGATCCCACGCTGGAGCATTATTTTGAAAAATTCAATCGATACACGACCCTGGCCGCTCTGGATCTGAAAGATCGCGGGCGGCACTTTCATTTGGTCGATTTGCTGGTTCGTCCGGCGCATATTTTTGTGAAAATGTACGTTCTAAAAGCCGGCTTTTTGGACGGATTTGCCGGATTTTTGTTAGCCGTTCTCTCGGGCTTTTATGTGTTGGTAAAATATGCCAAG includes these proteins:
- a CDS encoding glycosyltransferase family 2 protein, with protein sequence MNRLSVLVLTKNESANIEACLQSVEWADEIVVIDTGSTDDTVSKAKRFTEKVFVTEWQGFAGTKNWGLQKLTGDWVLWLDADERVTPELAEEIQSVLRNPAYDGYQIPRKANFLGHWIRHSGWYPGYVLRLIKTDLARFADTRVHEGLEAPARMGRLNHPLLHFTDPTLEHYFEKFNRYTTLAALDLKDRGRHFHLVDLLVRPAHIFVKMYVLKAGFLDGFAGFLLAVLSGFYVLVKYAKLWELLRKS